The Polyodon spathula isolate WHYD16114869_AA chromosome 21, ASM1765450v1, whole genome shotgun sequence genome contains the following window.
GAGCACACAGTAGAGGCCAATGCTGCTGATTCTGAAGATTTGAATTACTTCATTGAAATACATTGTGAAGTTCAGTTGAACAAGTAAGAATGCTTAACCtcttcagtcctgaattatttttattgagctgaagaataaactcctttattgagaacaggacaaaaactttattttttgcatatatttCTACCCGACCTCAGACTGTGTCCTAGGAGTCCCGTAAGGTTCCAGCGTGATTCCCGAGGGCATGTGGCGCTAAGAAAAAGCAGGACTTTGAGgtcctgccaggactgaaagggttaaaactgaGACCAGAAAGTTCCCCAATTTAATTTCTCACTAGGTGAGGCATAAACTGAGACCATCAAAGAAATGTGACATCACATCCAATATACCCAATATATCGTGATGTGTTTTACTTGACTAACACCTTGCCCTTCATATGCACACGAATAAGAATGCAGTACCTTTGTAACAGGATGGAATTGTGAGATTGCCATCCACACACTGGGTATAAACCGGGTAGCCACATCCCCTGTCCTTATCTTTGCAATAGAATGCCACCATGTCAGAATGCTGGACTCTCCTCTCTGGCAGGTCGTGCAGCCAGGTCTTTTGATTGTTGTACAAGATGCGACCTCTTTGTACACTGATGATGCAAGAAGCTGGAGAGAACAATGAAAGCATTTGACAATATTCCAgtttatattttcatataatGATGTAAGCTTTGCAGTCCGCTATTAAAACCTCTGTCAGACACATCTAAAATGGTTTGATGTTGAGCTGCTTGACCCTGGCAGAGTTCTTAGGGAGGGGATTAAATTATGTAATGCTAATTGGTTTGGTCACCGCACAAGCACCCacaatggttttaggaaagaaagaaaatcttGCCAGTGTagtgtcagaaagtggtacattgtcagaataTGGTAtgtgtaccaaaacttgacctgtgtaatgttagaaagtggtgtgctgtcagattttggtgcagaggcaatcaattgcgatctgatgggtgttttgaTATTGTCAAACAAAGGtatatttaccattaattatacattttttttggaaacttaaactggaaacagacaatcaatttcactaaaaagaaaaaacaatgatgAACAAGACATaatgagaagtccaccgcaaacttgcacaagtaaaaaaaacagcCGCAACGGCAAGCATGCAGTCACGAAGGGATATGATGTAGATGCACTGAGCCTTATAAACATCATGcaacaaacacacagtgaaaaaAGGGCTTGGGGTTATAAAGTTCTGCTGCTTAGTAACCCTAAATTGCTAAGTAATGTTGACTCCAGTCCGTAGAAAACAGGTCCTACCTCTGCAAACTGGCTTCTGGGTCTCTGTTTTCCCACACTGGGCTTCCACTGCACCGTCCAAGATGTAATTGCTGTGGCATCTGTACTCAAACTTCTCCTTGCAGTCATACTGTGTAACAACGGTGTATCCATTCGGTATTGCAGGCAGGCTTTGACAAGTCTCctctgcaataaaacaaatgcagagCACACAGTCTGTTTTTACTTActcaacaactgttttttttttttttacaaaagggttaatttaaatgtgatgtgtgtgtgtgtctgtgtgtcttgaAGCTCAAATAGTTTGAAGATGTGCTTTGAAGAGCTACTATAGCTACACAGCGGGCATGTGAGCAAGCGGTACAGCTATTAGACGCTCAAATCTCCAAAGTGATGATTTTGTCAGTTCTCAGTCAGCGATGTAGCACTTGCTCATACTTGAGTCAAGAAAGACAGAATCAATGCTTCCAGCCCGTGTCTGCATCTACATGTAGCTCCTTGCATGTATGTTCTCTCTCCTTTCAGAAGACCCTCTCGGCCAAAAGATTACAAAAATGTGCCCTTAAATAACTGAAAGAAGCGCTTACCTCTGGCAGAAGTCACGAGGTTATACAAAGAAACCCCCCAGACTAGTAATAAGACAAGTCTCTTCAGCATCGTCCTGGTTTTGgtgttgtgctgtgcagaggAGCAATGATATTCAGCTGATCTGAGTCTCTGAGTGGAGATCGGTGAATATATACAACCCTTAttctttccaaaataaacaaCTGATAACATGTTGCTGGGAAATTGGCACAGTATTTACACAGAGTGAACCCATCAACTTATTTCAATCAACTGAACTTTGTACTGCAATAGCAGGTGGCCCTGGTGTACTGGTGCACCCCAACACACTGTTCGGTGCCCTGGAAAGCTGTTTAATGTGAGCAGCTGATCTAAAGTGAGACTCACAAAACTATTCTGCCACATGCTTCCAATGCGACCCAGCATCAGTCACCTGGCTTGGAAAACCATTTCATACTCCCACCACTCTCTGTGCAGAAACGTGCGTGCTCCTACCCTCTGTGCGAAGACCatctccacttcatttcaaaatgagctccttttaaaaattattaaaaaaaaaaaaaaacctgtaattaTGCCCCCTTAACCCTCCTAGCTAAAGAGATTCAGTACCCTGAGCCCATCTTCAATCCTCCTTCCTTTTTAGTCTGGCTGCTCTTCTCTGGACTCTTTGTGCAGTCATGGTGTCTGTTTTGTAGTACAGGGACCAGTACTCAAAGTGCGGTCTCTCCAGGGCATTTTACACCTCATCACAACCTGCTCTACACTCTTCACTATATACCTAAGTGCCTTACCATTCAGCCCTATAGTACTGACTCATCAGCTGCGAGGAGGAGAGTCATTACAGAACCCTTGCTTGGGCACTGCTGCCCGAGCTTCTCTTGAACAATCGATCTGAGCAGTACAGCTGCAATGAACTACAGGGTGCTATTTCATTTATCAGCCACAAGGTGGAGACGTTGACTACCAGACCATTCTATTTACCCTACACTTTCCATCAGAGGCGTTGGAACTTTGGCTTTGCACGGCGTCCATCATACAGGggctacagttttgttcaatggctttcagtaccccaactttaaaaattgttctagCGCCAAGTGTGCTGTTTTTAAAGCTTCGTTAGCAACACATAGAACACGCATGCGGTTACGTACCGAGAttacagaaaataattttaatctTAACTTTAAATCTAGCAAGGTGTTCAGGCTGTGTGGCGCGCGTTTGGCTTTGCTTTCATAGTGAAGCACCTTCGGtatgtgtttgtaaatattgtagcaCAAAGTATGGATTTGATATAGCATGGCTTTGTTTAATGGAATATTTTCCAGAATACAGGGTTAAATGTAATATGATGGAATCGTTGCGTATTCTATTACAGGTACAGGTTACAGTTTGCGAGCGAATAAACTCACAGTAAGTCCAGCAAAAACTAAACGAGACAAAGTCCAGACGCACCTTTTCGTGCCAGTTCTGCATGGTAAATGCGCgcaatgcaatgcattttcataGGCGCTGTTACACGCTGGAGCAGATACACGTCCACTCCCATTTGAGAGCGGTGTGTTGGTGACGTCAGCCCCAGTgaaaggagggaggagagagtcAGGCAGAGCTGTCATTAACTAGTTGTGCTATAGACAGCTGCCGGGGGAGCGCTGTGTTGTACCTTCAGCaatatatacacaacacagcAGACTGTGCAAATCAAAACCCGGGAGGAGGGACTCTTACCTGCTC
Protein-coding sequences here:
- the LOC121296366 gene encoding beta-2-glycoprotein 1-like; the encoded protein is MLKRLVLLLVWGVSLYNLVTSAREETCQSLPAIPNGYTVVTQYDCKEKFEYRCHSNYILDGAVEAQCGKTETQKPVCRASCIISVQRGRILYNNQKTWLHDLPERRVQHSDMVAFYCKDKDRGCGYPVYTQCVDGNLTIPSCYKEPSSFTYKFKYSSLPSEIQQC